In Herpetosiphon gulosus, a single window of DNA contains:
- a CDS encoding glucosaminidase domain-containing protein → MLYGFDDFSSRRRTLFLIALAAALVWMILQFRGRSNAFYSSMSAPGRPAQSASGNLAGSFGAINGDSIIGVPTISAAKIDQVLSSYNSPATGKGQVIYDMGIKYGIDPAYCLAFFIHESTAGTQGVARVTQSIGNIRTTPGYEDYQGYRKYPSWDEGIEDWYKLIRNLYIDEWQLTTIQDIIPVYAPPVENDTNHYVETVRTLVNSWRAAGS, encoded by the coding sequence ATGTTATATGGTTTTGATGATTTTTCATCGCGACGACGCACCCTCTTCTTGATTGCGCTGGCGGCTGCTTTGGTCTGGATGATCTTGCAGTTTCGGGGGCGAAGCAACGCTTTTTATAGCTCAATGAGTGCTCCAGGCCGACCTGCTCAATCTGCTAGTGGCAATCTTGCTGGCTCGTTTGGGGCCATCAACGGCGATAGTATTATTGGTGTGCCAACCATTTCTGCTGCAAAAATCGATCAGGTGCTCAGTTCTTACAATTCTCCAGCAACTGGCAAGGGCCAAGTGATTTATGATATGGGTATCAAGTATGGCATCGATCCAGCCTACTGTTTAGCCTTTTTCATTCACGAATCGACCGCTGGGACACAGGGGGTTGCCCGGGTCACTCAATCGATTGGCAATATTCGCACCACCCCCGGCTATGAAGATTACCAAGGCTATCGTAAATACCCAAGCTGGGATGAAGGCATTGAAGATTGGTACAAACTGATTCGCAATTTATATATCGACGAATGGCAACTGACAACAATTCAAGATATTATTCCAGTGTATGCGCCGCCAGTTGAAAACGACACTAACCATTATGTCGAAACGGTGCGCACATTGGTCAACTCATGGAGAGCAGCAGGTTCATGA
- a CDS encoding M23 family metallopeptidase yields MNWYDLSDYGNNYKRGAVALGLIVVLFLLLNRPTTPTISAWRGENPSVAGLSGAAIQVGQGDTLVAPPGISSDQPWGNPVAANRVVMTQGYGVGSHAPAEVWGAIDLAVDGNGDGLADPAGSVGAPVRATMSGYIDITADSWPAGNHVWVIGNEYKTGYAHLSEFKVQDGDYVERGTIIGLMGSTGSSSGPHLDYQIWHNGVNQNPLNYHPLP; encoded by the coding sequence ATGAATTGGTATGATTTGAGCGATTATGGCAATAACTATAAACGTGGTGCAGTCGCCCTCGGCTTGATTGTGGTGCTCTTTTTGTTGCTCAATCGTCCTACTACGCCCACGATCAGCGCTTGGCGCGGCGAAAATCCCAGTGTCGCGGGCCTCTCTGGCGCAGCAATTCAGGTTGGTCAAGGCGATACCTTGGTCGCGCCACCTGGCATTTCGAGCGATCAGCCATGGGGCAATCCTGTTGCCGCCAATCGGGTAGTAATGACCCAAGGCTATGGGGTTGGCTCACACGCTCCCGCCGAAGTTTGGGGCGCAATCGATCTAGCGGTTGATGGCAATGGCGATGGGTTAGCTGATCCGGCTGGTTCGGTTGGCGCTCCGGTTCGCGCGACCATGAGCGGCTATATCGATATTACTGCCGATTCATGGCCAGCAGGCAACCACGTTTGGGTTATCGGCAACGAATATAAAACTGGCTACGCCCACCTCTCTGAGTTCAAAGTGCAAGATGGCGATTATGTTGAACGGGGCACGATTATAGGACTCATGGGTTCGACTGGTTCATCAAGTGGTCCACACCTAGACTACCAAATTTGGCATAATGGGGTTAACCAAAATCCCCTCAACTACCACCCGTTACCGTAA